A region of Sphingobium baderi DNA encodes the following proteins:
- a CDS encoding phosphotransferase family protein, giving the protein MQRLSGWLSTRLPGTPDIEIRDVVEPSQGFSSRTILFTAVWREGAELIERPLVARLQRDVAVPMLADVFHQYRVMRAVADSSDVQVPRIDFAEADSAMLGTPFFLMDRIDGRVPSDFPSYHAEGWFADLSPAERERSWWNGIREMERLHRIDWRQFPFLPGAADGPPTAGSYLDTFVGHWFEWAAQGQSYPLVEDSLRFLLANQPPVHRVGLVWNDARLGNTMFRPDLEVASLLDFEVASLGPPEIDLAHWMYLDDIFSLNFGIPRIDGIPDEAEAIAGFERIYGWEMPYFSYYQAIAALKILVLSIRDYSNDKKMAAPAALPDFLVDRVRLYIERYANSL; this is encoded by the coding sequence ATGCAGCGTCTTTCCGGCTGGCTGTCGACCCGGCTGCCGGGAACGCCCGATATCGAGATCCGGGACGTCGTGGAACCGTCACAAGGCTTTTCGAGCCGGACGATCTTGTTCACGGCGGTCTGGCGCGAAGGTGCCGAGTTAATCGAACGGCCGCTCGTCGCGCGGTTGCAGCGCGATGTCGCCGTGCCAATGCTGGCCGATGTCTTTCACCAATATCGTGTTATGCGCGCGGTGGCCGATTCGTCGGATGTCCAGGTTCCCCGGATCGATTTCGCCGAAGCAGATTCTGCGATGCTTGGCACGCCCTTCTTCCTGATGGATCGCATTGACGGCCGCGTGCCGTCCGACTTTCCCAGTTATCATGCGGAAGGCTGGTTCGCCGATCTTAGCCCCGCCGAACGCGAACGCAGTTGGTGGAACGGCATCAGGGAAATGGAACGGCTGCACCGGATAGATTGGCGGCAGTTCCCGTTCCTTCCCGGCGCGGCGGATGGCCCGCCGACTGCTGGTTCCTATCTCGACACCTTCGTCGGCCATTGGTTCGAATGGGCCGCGCAGGGCCAGTCTTATCCCCTTGTCGAAGACAGCCTGCGCTTTCTTCTCGCCAATCAGCCGCCCGTGCATCGGGTTGGACTGGTGTGGAATGACGCCCGGCTGGGCAATACGATGTTCCGTCCCGATCTGGAGGTCGCCTCCCTGCTCGATTTCGAGGTCGCCTCACTCGGCCCACCCGAAATCGACCTCGCCCACTGGATGTATCTCGACGACATCTTCAGCCTCAACTTCGGCATCCCACGCATAGACGGTATTCCCGATGAAGCCGAAGCGATTGCCGGATTCGAGCGGATCTATGGATGGGAAATGCCCTATTTCAGTTATTATCAGGCCATTGCCGCGCTGAAAATCCTAGTGCTGTCGATCCGCGATTACAGCAATGACAAGAAAATGGCAGCGCCAGCCGCATTGCCCGACTTCCTCGTCGATCGCGTCCGATTGTACATAGAGCGGTACGCCAATTCTCTTTAA
- a CDS encoding TonB-dependent receptor, whose product MQDIVVTARKREESLQSTPIAVTALGEEAITRAQIVNVADVQRTAPSLVISTGSPGAATFAYIAIRGQGNLQPILANDPAVATYIDGVYISRPSQGMTDLNDLQRLEVLRGPQGTLFGRNTTGGALNILSNDPVDRLEATLQVEGGNHGYKRANAIVNVPLASNLYARVTYNLTDKNGFSNNAPTGRNILNQRSDFIRGKLKYEGEGFDIVLSADYNKIKGHEQLIHMAAYNPAVFGGPLAGFLGQVTPFVHDKSDWYTTYGAGPSVPGAPEYALQPDSVKQMYTQDPFDTLKAGGASATINIDAGAVAIKSITAFRYSKNYGLVDTDAVPAPILATFSGSRSKAWSQELQGSGDITDRLSYIAGGYISRESGYELSRSQVFGGLIRDSNADAENITKGLYAQAYYKFSDTLRATGGFRYTWDTRNTVLHNMQILGIPANMPVAGTLSGVNCNLDFPDSPPTATQCNQTQKAKFHYPAWTAGLDWQASDDVFVYAVTRGAAKAGGWNLRAGPAAPAFAPEKVKDVEGGIKATFLDNRLRTNLALFHTWKSDVQAIVNAVGPAGVTQYLQNNGNARIWGAELEITAVPWKGMEITASGNLSDGKYEKGTFTETQVINGVTGATPAGCAQGANATQILCTVDLSNLPLIQLPKRQFNISATQTFILSTGELSVNASYAYVSGQQFFASRAADAQSDAVKAQYAAENELGRIPGYGLINGRISYKVENPNVEISIFARNLANKKYLTRRFSDLYRSLGIATEFSGESRTYGLGMTWRFGQN is encoded by the coding sequence TTGCAGGACATCGTGGTTACGGCACGTAAACGTGAAGAGAGCCTGCAATCCACTCCGATCGCGGTAACCGCCCTCGGCGAAGAGGCGATCACACGCGCGCAGATCGTCAATGTCGCTGATGTGCAGCGTACAGCGCCCAGCCTCGTGATTTCGACGGGATCGCCCGGTGCGGCAACCTTCGCCTATATCGCCATTCGCGGACAGGGCAATCTTCAGCCGATCCTGGCCAATGATCCTGCCGTGGCGACCTATATCGACGGCGTCTATATCTCGCGCCCGTCACAGGGCATGACCGATCTCAACGATCTTCAACGTCTCGAAGTGCTGCGTGGTCCGCAAGGCACCTTATTCGGTCGCAACACCACAGGCGGCGCTCTGAACATCCTGTCGAACGATCCCGTCGACCGGTTGGAGGCAACGTTACAGGTCGAGGGCGGCAACCACGGCTACAAGCGCGCCAATGCAATCGTCAACGTGCCGCTGGCATCGAACCTCTATGCCCGCGTGACCTACAACCTGACGGACAAGAACGGGTTCAGCAACAATGCGCCGACCGGCCGCAATATCTTGAACCAGCGCAGCGATTTCATTCGCGGCAAGCTGAAATATGAAGGCGAAGGGTTCGATATCGTCCTGAGCGCCGATTATAACAAGATAAAAGGCCATGAGCAGTTGATCCATATGGCCGCCTATAATCCTGCCGTATTCGGGGGGCCGCTCGCCGGTTTCCTCGGACAGGTCACGCCATTCGTCCACGACAAGTCCGATTGGTATACCACCTATGGCGCCGGCCCATCGGTGCCCGGCGCTCCGGAATATGCGTTGCAGCCGGATTCCGTGAAGCAGATGTACACGCAGGACCCCTTCGATACACTGAAGGCTGGAGGGGCTTCCGCCACTATCAATATCGATGCCGGCGCGGTGGCGATCAAATCCATCACGGCATTCCGTTATTCCAAAAATTACGGTCTGGTAGATACCGATGCCGTTCCGGCGCCGATTTTGGCGACCTTCTCAGGCTCACGTTCGAAGGCATGGTCTCAGGAGTTGCAGGGATCGGGCGACATCACTGACCGCCTGAGCTATATCGCCGGTGGCTACATATCGCGAGAATCCGGTTATGAGCTCAGTCGCTCCCAGGTGTTCGGCGGCCTGATCCGCGACTCCAATGCCGATGCGGAAAACATCACGAAAGGCCTCTACGCCCAAGCTTATTACAAGTTCAGCGACACGCTGCGAGCGACCGGCGGATTCCGCTATACATGGGATACGCGCAACACCGTTCTGCACAATATGCAGATCCTCGGAATCCCCGCAAATATGCCGGTCGCCGGCACACTTTCTGGCGTGAACTGCAATCTCGATTTCCCCGACTCTCCCCCGACAGCAACACAGTGCAACCAGACGCAGAAGGCAAAATTCCATTACCCAGCCTGGACGGCGGGCCTCGACTGGCAAGCATCCGACGATGTGTTCGTCTACGCGGTCACGCGTGGGGCCGCTAAAGCGGGTGGCTGGAACCTGCGCGCAGGCCCGGCCGCGCCGGCCTTTGCGCCCGAAAAGGTGAAGGACGTGGAAGGCGGCATCAAGGCCACCTTCCTCGACAATCGCCTGCGCACGAACCTTGCACTGTTCCACACATGGAAATCGGACGTTCAGGCCATCGTCAATGCCGTCGGGCCAGCTGGCGTGACGCAATATCTCCAGAATAACGGTAACGCACGCATTTGGGGCGCCGAGCTCGAAATCACAGCTGTGCCGTGGAAGGGCATGGAGATCACGGCGAGCGGCAATCTCTCTGACGGCAAATATGAAAAGGGTACCTTCACCGAAACCCAGGTGATCAACGGAGTGACGGGAGCAACTCCCGCAGGATGTGCACAAGGGGCAAATGCAACCCAAATCCTGTGCACCGTCGACTTGAGCAATCTGCCGCTGATCCAGTTGCCGAAGAGGCAGTTCAATATCAGCGCGACGCAGACGTTCATCCTTTCCACCGGCGAACTGTCGGTCAATGCCAGCTATGCTTATGTAAGCGGGCAGCAATTCTTCGCCTCGCGCGCTGCCGACGCCCAGTCGGATGCGGTGAAGGCACAATATGCTGCGGAAAACGAGTTGGGACGGATTCCGGGCTATGGTCTGATCAATGGCCGGATTTCCTATAAGGTTGAAAATCCGAACGTCGAAATTTCGATTTTCGCCCGCAATCTGGCGAACAAGAAATATCTGACCCGCCGCTTTTCCGATCTCTACCGTTCACTGGGTATCGCAACCGAGTTCTCCGGTGAATCGCGCACCTACGGATTGGGCATGACGTGGCGGTTCGGGCAGAACTGA
- a CDS encoding limonene-1,2-epoxide hydrolase family protein, producing MSVEAEAKIREFLSVFHTGSLDTKQLSSYFSESATYLHRARHAEPLRGRSAIIEELEQQFTRYSDCACQIHAIASTDRQVFTERTDEVVMRRDGKRVSVLLCGIFDLDMEYRITNWREYWDMDDVLKQTSDVGA from the coding sequence ATGAGCGTAGAAGCTGAGGCCAAGATTCGCGAGTTTCTGTCAGTGTTCCACACCGGTAGCTTGGATACGAAACAGTTGAGTAGCTATTTTTCCGAAAGCGCGACCTATTTGCATAGGGCCAGACACGCCGAACCTCTGCGCGGGCGTTCCGCCATTATAGAGGAATTGGAACAGCAATTCACGCGGTACAGCGACTGCGCTTGTCAGATACATGCCATAGCTTCTACCGATCGTCAGGTGTTTACCGAACGGACAGACGAGGTGGTGATGCGCAGAGATGGCAAACGCGTGTCCGTTCTTCTGTGCGGCATATTCGATCTGGATATGGAATACCGCATTACCAATTGGCGTGAATACTGGGATATGGATGACGTTCTAAAGCAGACGAGCGATGTCGGCGCTTAA
- a CDS encoding TonB-dependent receptor, with the protein MIEYNIRPHMTATNAYIASNDRSARLGAAMMVKTVLLGCSIMMSGNLFAQSNENSTTATEDTRPLEGKTAASDFEDIVVTARRRSEAAQDVPVTISAVSGEELKSRQITDFSEVQFLVPTLRVSAGTSGRQSANFSLRGLRSNGVVLYFNEVPVSSDAANRALYDLQNIQVLKGPQGTLFGTNTTAGAILIQPARPTHQTEGFVELQAGNRDMIGGQAMFNVPLTDSLSLRAAGQFKKRAGLTKYVSNIPGPTLRNQDSEDYSSFRISLLFDPVEGFENLLTIDRFYADEEPSYKKITAISPCPDTPSIGQLLTLGACKYRPPLTTTLGLPSFEQFFATESKLGPFETANPYQGRSLTDSWGATNITSFALNDQITIKNIFGYWHLKANRTSDGDGTIFDSLQSNYISKTRHVSNEVQVQADISRLKLIVGAYYSNDRVDGGNFFRSAAPGPLDPIVRDTTNIDENKAIFAQATYAVTDRLNVTAGARYTWQTKDVRSVDFTGGRCSFPATNPAVDIVTCTFRASVEFREPSWTFGLDYNVAPNILVYGTARRGFNGGGVNTTPPVPYDTEKLDDIEIGAKSEFRLGGVPIRANISAFRSKYSGIQRRITAFVDNVPAAYIRNASAAKVQGIEIQGDIHLGQLDFSASGTYLDAKYTNFQTELAPGQFADLTANALAQAPKYTGSVTAAYHVPIDAKVAERLTASVTWSYQSVIYFEDFNQLDATLNNRIDPFNTQSAFSIWNAQLSASNVLGTGFGVQAFIKNIANKLYAVSKSNALGSFGFATSIWGEPRTYGVAINYRF; encoded by the coding sequence GTGATTGAGTACAATATTCGCCCACATATGACCGCCACGAACGCATACATCGCATCGAATGACCGTAGTGCTCGCCTTGGCGCCGCCATGATGGTGAAAACTGTACTGCTCGGCTGCTCGATAATGATGAGCGGCAATCTTTTCGCGCAATCAAATGAAAACAGCACAACAGCGACGGAGGATACGCGGCCGCTGGAGGGGAAAACCGCAGCAAGCGATTTTGAAGATATTGTGGTGACGGCGCGGCGGAGGTCAGAGGCGGCACAGGATGTGCCGGTCACGATTTCCGCAGTATCCGGAGAAGAACTGAAAAGCAGGCAGATTACGGATTTCAGTGAGGTCCAATTTCTTGTTCCCACCCTGCGGGTCAGTGCCGGCACTTCGGGCCGCCAATCGGCAAATTTCTCGCTCAGAGGTTTACGCTCTAACGGCGTTGTTCTCTATTTCAACGAAGTGCCTGTGAGTTCGGATGCCGCCAACCGCGCGCTGTACGACTTGCAGAACATTCAGGTCCTGAAAGGCCCGCAGGGAACGCTGTTCGGCACGAACACCACGGCGGGCGCCATCCTGATCCAGCCAGCTCGCCCAACACATCAGACGGAAGGCTTCGTCGAACTGCAGGCGGGTAACCGCGACATGATCGGGGGACAGGCCATGTTCAACGTGCCATTGACCGACAGTTTGTCCCTACGTGCGGCGGGGCAATTCAAGAAGCGGGCAGGCCTGACCAAATATGTGAGCAACATCCCGGGTCCGACGCTGCGGAACCAGGACAGCGAAGACTATAGCAGCTTTCGTATCTCGCTCTTGTTCGATCCCGTCGAAGGATTCGAAAATCTCCTGACGATCGATCGCTTCTATGCCGACGAAGAGCCTTCCTACAAAAAAATTACAGCCATTTCGCCTTGCCCTGACACTCCGAGTATCGGCCAGTTGCTGACCCTCGGCGCCTGCAAATATCGCCCTCCATTGACGACAACCCTGGGCCTGCCCAGCTTTGAGCAATTCTTTGCAACGGAGAGTAAGCTCGGGCCGTTCGAGACAGCAAACCCCTATCAAGGGCGGTCGCTGACGGATTCATGGGGAGCGACGAATATTACGTCCTTCGCGCTCAACGATCAGATCACCATCAAGAATATCTTCGGTTACTGGCATCTAAAGGCCAATCGGACGTCGGATGGCGACGGAACGATCTTCGATTCCCTCCAATCCAATTACATTTCCAAAACCCGCCATGTTTCGAATGAAGTGCAGGTCCAGGCAGATATTTCTCGCCTCAAATTGATCGTGGGCGCTTATTACAGCAACGACCGGGTCGACGGCGGAAATTTCTTCCGATCGGCCGCCCCGGGGCCACTCGATCCGATCGTCAGAGACACTACGAACATCGACGAGAACAAAGCCATCTTCGCCCAAGCCACCTATGCGGTTACGGACAGGTTGAATGTAACGGCCGGCGCTCGTTACACTTGGCAGACCAAGGATGTTCGAAGCGTCGATTTTACCGGCGGACGATGCAGCTTTCCAGCGACAAACCCCGCAGTGGATATCGTGACTTGTACATTCCGTGCTTCGGTCGAGTTTCGCGAGCCTAGCTGGACTTTTGGACTGGACTATAACGTCGCCCCGAACATCCTCGTTTATGGCACTGCCCGTCGCGGGTTCAATGGCGGCGGCGTCAACACGACGCCGCCCGTGCCATATGATACAGAGAAACTTGACGATATCGAAATCGGCGCGAAGAGCGAATTCCGTCTGGGCGGCGTACCGATCCGCGCCAATATCTCAGCCTTTCGTAGCAAATATAGCGGCATTCAGCGACGCATAACCGCATTTGTGGACAACGTTCCGGCAGCCTATATCCGTAACGCGTCCGCTGCCAAAGTTCAGGGCATCGAAATCCAGGGCGATATTCATTTGGGGCAACTCGATTTTTCGGCTTCAGGAACATATCTCGATGCGAAATACACCAATTTCCAAACTGAACTTGCCCCAGGACAGTTTGCCGACCTGACTGCCAATGCATTAGCGCAGGCACCCAAATACACAGGCAGCGTCACCGCCGCCTATCATGTTCCCATCGATGCCAAAGTCGCCGAGCGACTGACTGCGTCGGTGACCTGGTCTTACCAGAGCGTGATCTACTTCGAGGACTTCAACCAATTGGACGCCACTCTCAACAACCGGATCGATCCATTCAACACTCAGTCCGCGTTCAGTATCTGGAACGCCCAGTTGTCGGCGAGCAATGTTCTGGGCACGGGCTTCGGTGTGCAGGCGTTTATAAAGAACATCGCAAACAAGCTTTATGCCGTATCGAAGAGTAACGCGCTTGGCAGTTTCGGCTTCGCGACATCCATCTGGGGCGAACCGAGAACCTATGGCGTCGCGATCAATTACCGTTTCTGA
- a CDS encoding IS3 family transposase (programmed frameshift) — protein sequence MKPRSSNVKSPAKAPAERVVKDIRRQTRRHFSAEDKIRIVLDGLRGEDSIAELCRKEGIAQSLYYTWSKEFMEAGKRRLAGDTARAATTGEVQDLRREARALKECVADLTLENRLLKKHGRGWGQRRMRYPASEKLEIIRTVEQSHLSAKRTLDQLGIPRRTFYRWYDRYLEGGPEALEDRPSAPSRVWNRIPAGIHDQIIELALEQSELSPRELAVRFTDGQRYFVSESTVYRLLKAHDLITSPAYVVIKAADQFHTKTTRPNEMWQTDFTYFKIIGWGWMYLSTVLDDFSRYIIAWKLCTNMRAEDVTDTLDLALAASGCDSATVLHKPRLLSDNGPSYIAGELAEYIEARKMSHVRGAPCHPQTQGKIERWHQTLKNRILLENYFLPGDLEAHIEAFVEHYNHQRYHESLANVTPADAYFGRAPAIIKLRERIKRQTIEHRRLQHRKFAA from the exons ATGAAGCCCAGATCCTCCAATGTAAAATCGCCCGCCAAGGCCCCAGCAGAGCGGGTAGTGAAGGACATCCGCCGACAGACCCGGCGCCACTTTTCGGCCGAGGACAAGATCCGCATCGTGCTGGATGGCCTGCGCGGGGAAGACAGCATCGCCGAGCTATGCCGCAAGGAAGGCATTGCCCAGAGCCTGTATTACACCTGGTCGAAGGAGTTCATGGAAGCTGGCAAGCGCCGCCTGGCCGGCGACACCGCCCGTGCCGCGACCACCGGAGAGGTCCAGGACCTGCGCCGCGAAGCCCGGGCCCTGAAGGAATGCGTGGCCGATCTGACACTGGAAAACCGTCTGCTC AAAAAGCATGGTCGCGGATGGGGGCAACGACGAATGAGGTATCCCGCATCCGAGAAGCTCGAGATCATCAGAACCGTCGAGCAGTCGCACCTGTCGGCCAAGCGCACGCTGGACCAACTCGGCATCCCTCGTCGGACATTCTACCGCTGGTATGATCGCTACCTCGAAGGCGGGCCGGAGGCGTTGGAAGATCGGCCATCGGCGCCGAGCCGGGTGTGGAACCGCATCCCGGCGGGCATCCACGACCAGATCATCGAGCTGGCGCTGGAACAGTCTGAGCTGAGCCCCCGGGAACTGGCCGTGCGCTTCACCGATGGGCAGCGCTACTTCGTGTCGGAATCCACGGTTTACCGCCTGTTGAAGGCCCACGACCTGATCACCAGCCCGGCCTATGTCGTGATCAAGGCTGCCGATCAGTTCCACACGAAAACCACGCGGCCGAACGAGATGTGGCAGACCGACTTCACCTACTTCAAGATCATCGGGTGGGGCTGGATGTATCTGTCGACCGTGCTCGACGACTTCTCACGCTACATCATCGCCTGGAAGCTGTGCACCAACATGCGAGCCGAGGACGTCACCGACACGCTGGACCTCGCCCTGGCGGCTTCTGGTTGCGACAGCGCCACGGTGCTGCACAAACCCCGGCTACTCAGCGATAATGGCCCCAGCTACATCGCGGGTGAGCTGGCGGAATACATCGAGGCCCGGAAGATGAGCCATGTCCGCGGCGCCCCGTGTCATCCCCAAACCCAGGGCAAGATCGAGCGCTGGCACCAGACCCTGAAAAACCGCATCTTGCTGGAAAACTACTTCCTGCCCGGCGACCTCGAAGCCCACATCGAGGCCTTCGTCGAGCACTACAATCACCAGCGATACCACGAGAGCCTGGCCAACGTGACGCCTGCCGACGCCTACTTCGGCAGGGCTCCGGCAATCATCAAACTGCGCGAAAGGATCAAGCGACAGACCATCGAACATCGGCGCTTGCAGCACCGCAAGTTCGCCGCCTAA
- a CDS encoding SDR family NAD(P)-dependent oxidoreductase, whose product MAGRFEGKVALVTAAADGIGAATAKAFAENGARVVLSDINTELGEERAEALRAAGHSATFIRADATREEEVEALVRRTVLDHGGLHLAANVVGDGHPGASGPEFHQQSLEAFEYTIMMCLRTTFLCLKHEIAHMIDHGGGAIANVTSLAGMLYNSFGGAGYGSSKAAVIRLTKFAAVSYADRGIRVNCIAPGVTPTRAYYKSGPEHAKVLIDEQVINQPIRRAIATEEQAAGIIWLCSDEASMVTGHNLPIDGGWTAQY is encoded by the coding sequence ATGGCTGGCAGGTTTGAAGGTAAGGTCGCGCTTGTCACCGCGGCTGCGGACGGTATCGGAGCGGCGACGGCAAAAGCGTTTGCGGAAAATGGCGCCCGGGTGGTTCTGTCCGACATCAATACGGAATTAGGGGAAGAGCGCGCCGAGGCGTTACGCGCAGCCGGTCACTCCGCCACATTCATTCGCGCTGACGCGACCCGCGAGGAAGAAGTGGAAGCGCTTGTCCGCCGCACTGTGTTGGATCATGGCGGGCTGCACCTTGCGGCCAATGTTGTTGGAGATGGACATCCTGGAGCTTCCGGACCCGAATTCCATCAGCAGAGTCTGGAAGCGTTCGAGTATACGATCATGATGTGCCTGCGTACGACCTTCCTCTGCCTGAAGCATGAGATCGCGCATATGATCGATCATGGTGGGGGGGCGATCGCGAACGTCACGTCGCTCGCGGGCATGCTTTACAACAGCTTTGGCGGGGCTGGTTACGGGTCGAGCAAAGCGGCTGTGATTCGGCTCACCAAATTCGCGGCGGTGAGCTATGCTGATCGCGGCATCAGGGTGAATTGCATAGCGCCCGGGGTCACTCCGACGCGGGCTTACTACAAGAGCGGCCCTGAACATGCAAAGGTGCTGATTGACGAGCAGGTGATCAATCAGCCAATCCGCCGTGCGATCGCAACGGAAGAACAGGCGGCAGGGATTATTTGGCTGTGCTCCGATGAGGCTTCCATGGTTACCGGCCATAATCTTCCCATCGATGGAGGTTGGACAGCGCAATATTAA
- a CDS encoding MFS transporter produces the protein MALSALSLPLVVYLPSYYSGSLHLDLGVVGAVFMIVRIIDITFDPLIGGWMDRTRTRMGRYRPWLAAGAPMIMIGMLMLFTASPGVGPIYLMGWLIVAYGGWSILGLAQLALAANASPDYQERSRIYAWWQFAFMLGMVATMLIPKLLALAGRPGQAGAMNMMAWFVFVVTPLMTGFTLLMVRERGEVGASHGGGIGVYLRLARRADVRIVLLGELLLGLAAGTTTTLAIFFFALGKGIAPADVGLILIGQFVVALLVTPMWTWLAGRLGKHRALALAAVGSGFVQIPLYLMPGGNLLIAIAIFSLVGLFYGAIAMLPRAMIADCADANRLDTGHDSTGLLFALLIGIWKIGQALSVGLLFSILEWIDFNPALDAKNTVEALERLQLLYCFVPLSLSLVAALNLLYYPLTGARHAVIRAALAVRD, from the coding sequence ATTGCGCTTTCGGCGCTCAGCTTGCCGCTCGTCGTCTACCTGCCCAGCTACTATTCGGGCAGCCTCCATCTCGACCTTGGAGTTGTAGGGGCGGTATTCATGATCGTCAGGATCATCGATATCACGTTTGACCCGCTGATTGGCGGGTGGATGGACAGGACCCGCACTCGTATGGGCCGCTATCGGCCCTGGCTCGCCGCGGGAGCACCGATGATCATGATCGGTATGTTGATGCTTTTCACCGCATCGCCTGGCGTAGGGCCGATCTATCTCATGGGCTGGCTTATCGTTGCCTATGGTGGCTGGTCCATCCTAGGCCTCGCGCAACTGGCGCTGGCCGCCAATGCATCACCCGACTATCAGGAACGATCGCGCATCTATGCATGGTGGCAGTTCGCCTTCATGCTGGGCATGGTCGCGACCATGTTGATCCCCAAGCTTCTGGCACTTGCGGGGCGGCCGGGGCAAGCCGGCGCGATGAACATGATGGCATGGTTCGTGTTCGTCGTGACCCCGCTCATGACAGGCTTTACCCTTCTTATGGTTCGTGAACGGGGCGAAGTCGGGGCTTCCCATGGCGGCGGCATCGGGGTCTATCTTCGCCTCGCGCGGCGCGCAGACGTCAGGATCGTGCTCCTGGGGGAATTGCTGCTTGGGCTGGCGGCGGGCACAACGACGACGCTGGCGATCTTCTTCTTCGCGCTTGGCAAGGGAATAGCGCCTGCCGATGTTGGACTTATCCTGATCGGGCAATTTGTTGTGGCCTTGCTGGTGACGCCCATGTGGACATGGCTCGCCGGTCGTCTCGGCAAGCATCGCGCCCTCGCACTCGCAGCGGTTGGTTCGGGTTTCGTCCAAATCCCGCTCTACCTGATGCCAGGCGGCAATCTTTTGATAGCGATTGCCATCTTTTCGCTGGTGGGGCTTTTCTATGGTGCGATAGCGATGCTGCCGCGTGCCATGATCGCGGACTGTGCAGACGCGAATCGGTTGGATACTGGGCATGACAGCACCGGTCTGCTGTTCGCCTTGTTGATCGGTATCTGGAAGATCGGGCAGGCGCTGTCGGTCGGCTTGCTGTTCTCGATCCTCGAATGGATTGATTTCAATCCCGCGCTGGATGCGAAAAACACCGTTGAAGCCCTTGAGCGCTTGCAACTGCTTTACTGTTTCGTGCCGCTGTCGCTATCTCTCGTCGCGGCGCTGAATCTGCTATATTATCCACTGACCGGCGCACGTCATGCCGTCATTCGCGCGGCGCTTGCCGTTCGCGATTAG
- a CDS encoding CapA family protein: MSARSPLELLAVGDLQLMTREPPADLFDQVTPALSAADVTFGNCEWPYAEEAGDTHPVEAHINDDFDKGDLFAPGAPESIRMMGRAGFDVMSIANNHTMHGGYRAFLRTISLLQESGIAPVGGGIDIAAARQPAIIERNGHRIGFLACTSGFLPGAHAGRRTPGIVPLRRHTYAENASWDNWGVEPDVRTLVNRDDLDAVIEGVKTLRSQVDIVVMSCHWGILEHPSAIAEYQREAARAFIDAGVDLIVSQGPLPIKGFEVYRGKAILYCMGKFAMISPWSRAETPSGISAPLLDETSRGLAASVTIAEGAITGVRVRPVFLGTSGRPKLLEPGDPHYDDILALVAERTQAANLNGRIDALGVIDLG, encoded by the coding sequence ATGAGTGCGCGATCTCCGCTTGAACTGTTGGCGGTGGGCGATCTGCAATTGATGACGCGCGAGCCGCCGGCAGATTTGTTCGATCAGGTAACTCCCGCCCTTTCGGCAGCGGACGTGACGTTCGGCAACTGCGAATGGCCTTATGCGGAAGAAGCTGGCGATACCCATCCCGTCGAAGCGCATATCAATGACGATTTCGACAAGGGCGACCTGTTCGCACCCGGCGCGCCCGAAAGCATCCGGATGATGGGCCGCGCAGGATTTGACGTCATGTCGATCGCGAACAATCACACGATGCATGGGGGCTACCGCGCGTTCCTGCGGACGATCAGCCTGTTGCAGGAATCCGGGATCGCTCCGGTCGGCGGAGGCATCGACATCGCCGCTGCTCGCCAGCCCGCGATCATCGAACGCAACGGCCATCGCATCGGTTTCCTCGCCTGCACCTCAGGCTTTTTGCCAGGCGCCCATGCCGGTCGGCGAACACCTGGCATCGTGCCGTTGCGGCGCCACACCTATGCCGAAAATGCGTCATGGGACAATTGGGGCGTAGAGCCTGATGTCCGTACCCTTGTCAATCGCGACGATCTGGATGCCGTCATAGAAGGCGTCAAGACGCTGCGGTCGCAGGTCGATATCGTCGTGATGAGTTGTCACTGGGGCATATTGGAGCATCCCTCCGCCATCGCCGAATATCAGCGCGAAGCAGCCCGCGCCTTTATCGACGCCGGGGTCGATCTGATCGTCAGCCAGGGACCGCTCCCTATCAAGGGCTTCGAAGTCTATCGCGGCAAGGCGATCCTCTATTGCATGGGCAAGTTCGCCATGATCTCGCCCTGGTCGCGCGCCGAAACGCCTTCCGGCATTTCCGCACCGTTGCTCGACGAAACAAGCCGAGGTCTCGCAGCCTCGGTGACGATTGCAGAGGGAGCGATCACCGGCGTCAGGGTGCGGCCGGTCTTTCTAGGCACAAGCGGCAGGCCAAAGCTGCTGGAACCGGGAGATCCCCATTATGATGACATCCTCGCCCTGGTCGCGGAACGCACCCAAGCAGCCAATCTCAATGGGCGGATCGACGCCCTTGGAGTGATCGATCTTGGGTGA